Genomic window (Ferrovibrio sp. MS7):
TGATGGTCGAGCAGGCCTGAAACGGTGACGATGCTTTCGATGTCATTGCGGCTGCCAGCCAGCAGCAGCGCCATCAACGCCCCACCGGAATAGCCATAAAGCTGCAACCGCCGCGCACCAAAGCGGGCGACATACTGGTCGATGGCCTCATTCAGTGCCGCCACGGTTTCCGGCGCGAAGCGGTGTGTGGTCCAGTATTCCGAAACGCAGTTGCGCGCCTTATCGCCGCCGATGAACTGGCAGGGCCGCGCCAAATACAGCAGGTTGGGCAAAGGATGGCGTGCCGCCAGATCCAGCGCCACCGGCTTGCCTGGTGTCGGATCGCCAGAGCGCTGATAGCGGCTGATATAGGCTTCGCCATCGCCCTCGATGAAAATGCCAAGACGCGGATCGCTCGGATCGCCTTGGCGATAATATGCCGCGATATCGAAGCTGCGCGTGGCGAAGCGCACCCGCTGCAGCGGCGGATTTGCCAGGCGCGCGGCGGCATCGGCGCGGGCTTCATCGCTCAGCAGCAGTCCGCCGCCTTCGCAGCCGGCCAGCAGGAGCATAAATAACAGGCAGCCAATACCGCGCAACAGAGTCATATCAGCAGGCATCCCCATCCCGTGACGGCATCATCATGCCAGCCAGACTGCCTGCCGTCGCCACGTTTGAAAAGCGGCATGGCAAAGAATGGTGCCTGAACAGCAAAAAGGGCCAGACCTTGCGGTCTGGCCCTTTTGTTTAAGCCGGCCGTTTAAGCCGGAAGGTCTGGCTTAGAAGGTGGCGCGGAGACGGGCCGAGACGCTCCACACGTCAAGGTCCTGG
Coding sequences:
- a CDS encoding alpha/beta hydrolase, yielding MLLLAGCEGGGLLLSDEARADAAARLANPPLQRVRFATRSFDIAAYYRQGDPSDPRLGIFIEGDGEAYISRYQRSGDPTPGKPVALDLAARHPLPNLLYLARPCQFIGGDKARNCVSEYWTTHRFAPETVAALNEAIDQYVARFGARRLQLYGYSGGALMALLLAGSRNDIESIVTVSGLLDHQAWTSHFGDTPLFGSRNSTETAAAWTRLPQRHFVGSRDKQVPPELTFAALRRYGLQPEALVTRIDDADHDCCWAKLWPQLSRLSPVAPQR